In Ferviditalea candida, the genomic window ACAGGATGCCGCTTTCGTTCACATCGGGCGGCAGCACCGCTATGTTCATTCGCCGGCATTCGTCCACATATTCTGCTACCTTGCGCTGGTTGCCCATCACTGCAGTCAGCATCGAGGCCATGAACTGCACCGGATAAAGCGCCTTAAGATAAGCCGTCTGATAGGCCAGCACACCGTATGCCGTTGCATGCGCCCGCGGGAAGCCGTAATCGGCGAAGCGGACGATCATGTCGTACACATGATTCGCTTCCGCCGCGCTGTAGCCCTGTCCGATGCTTCCCCGGACAAAATGCTCCCTTTGCTCGTCAAGCACTTCCCGCTTCTTTTTGGAGACCGCCCTGCGCAATAAATCGGCTTCTCCCAGGTTGAAGCCGGCCATCCGCGAAGCAATTTGCATAATCTGCTCCTGATATACGATGATGCCGTAGGTATCGGACAGGATCGGCTCCAGCGACGGATGCGGATACTGCACTTGAATTTCCCCGTGCTTCGACCGGATGTACTGCGGGATAAATTCCATCGGTCCCGGACGGTACAAAGCGAGCACGGAGACGATGTCCTCAAATTGAGACGGCTTCAACTCCTTGAGCACGCGCCGCATCCCCGCGGACTCGAGCTGGAATACACCCGTGGTATCCCCCCGGCTCAGCATTTCGTAAGTTTGCGGATTGTCGTCAGGAATCTGCTGGAAATCAATGGTTTGCCCGTATTGTTCGCGTATCCAGCCCAGCGTTCTTTCAATAATCGAGAGCGTCCGGAGTCCCAAAAAATCCATTTTCAACAGGCCGATCGACTCCAAATGCTCCATCGAATACTCGGTCAAGGCGGTTGTTTCGTTGCCCTCCTGCAGCGGCACGTAATCGGTCAACGGCTCCCGCGAAATGACGACTCCGGCTGCGTGAGTGGAGGCATGCCGGGGCATCCCTTCGACTTTTTTGGCCGTCTCGATCAGTTCCCTCGTTTTTTCACTGCGTTCGCACAGCGACTGCAGCTCGGGATTCGCGGCCAACGCTCCTTCGATCGTCATGCCCAATTGGTTGGGGATCATTTTGGCCGCCCGGTCGACTTCATGATACGGCAGATTCAGCACCCTGCCCACATCCCTGACGGCAGCCTTGGCCGCCATCGTGCCGAATGTGATGATCTGGGCGACATGCTCCCTGCCGTACTTGCCGACGACGTAATCGATCACCTCATCCCGCCGCTCGTCGCTGAAATCGATGTCAATGTCCGGCATCGTCACCCGCTCGGGATTCAGAAACCGCTCGAAAAGCAGACGGTAGCGGATCGGATCGACATTGGTGATTTTCAGCACATAGGCAACCAAGCTGCCTGCCGATGATCCGCGTCCGGGGCCTACGGCAATGTGCTTGTCATGGGCAAACCGCACGAAATCCCAGACAATCAGAAAATAATCGGCAAAGCCCATCTTCTCAATAATCCCCAGCTCATATTCCAGCCGCTCCTCCAGCTGCTTCCGGTATTCCCCGTCATTCCAGCGGGGATCGCTTCCGTATCGCCTCTCAAGCCCCGCTTTGCACAGGCGGCGGAGATATCGGGCGGAGCTTTCATGCTCCGGAACGGGCGAAAACAGCGGCAGGATGGATTTGCCGAATTCCAGTTCCAGCGAAATTTGATCGGCGATCCTCCGCGTATTTTCCAGCGCCTCCGGCACATGGGCAAACAACCTCTTCATTTCCTCCGGGCTCTTCAAATACAGCTGGTCGCTCTGGAACCGCATCCTGTCCTTGTCGTCCACCGTTTTCCCCGTTCCGATGCACAGAAGAATGTCTTGCGCCAGCGCATCAGAGGCATGAATATAGTGGACATCATTGGACACCGCAAGCGGAATGCCGGTTTCCCGGCTCAAGTCGATCAGTTCCTTCATGACCTTCTTCTGCTCGTAAAGTCCGTGATCCTGGATTTCCAAATAATAGTCTTCTCCGAAAATCTGCCGATATTTCAATGCCGCAAGCCGGGCTTCCTCCTTTTGATCGCGGAGCAGCAGCTGCGGAATTTCACCTCCCAAGCAAGAGCTCAGGCAAACCAGCCCCTCGGCGTGTTTGGACAGCAGCTTCATATCGACTCTCGGCTTGTAATGAAAGCCCTGCAGATGGGCCGCGCTGACCAAGCGCATCAAATTCCGGTAGCCTTCCATATTTTTCGCCAAAAGAATCAAATGATAGATCTGCTGATCCGACCTCGGCAGCCGATCCTGCATCGAACCGGAGGTCATGTACACCTCGCAGCCGATAATCGGCTTGATCCCGTACACCTTGCACGCCTTATAGAACTCAATCGCGCCGTACATCACGCCGTGGTCGGTCAGCGCCAAAGCGGCCATGCCGAGCTCCGAAGCGCGCTTCGGCAGATCCTTGACCCTGGCCGCGCCGTCCAGCAAACTGTATTCACTGTGTACATGAAGGTGTACGAATCCGTCCATGGCCGTTCCTTTCTTTTGGCGTATTCTCGCAGATTTCACATTGAATAAGGATAGTTAATATCATCTTATCATATTCGAGACCCCGTTTCCCATACATATAAGAGAGGACAGCCTGTGGAGGGATATAAGGATGGGAAACTTTCTGACCAAGCTGATGTTCGATTTTTTGGTGGCGTTCGGCGTCGTATTCGGCGGTGTTTTGTTGGGGGGCATCGGCGCCGTGCTTACGCTGCAGCCGCCGACCATTTACATGCAGCGGATTGCCGAGAATATCAAAATATGGGCGGTCGTGGCCGCCATCGGTGGTACGATCGATCCGTTCCGGGTGATCGAAAGCAACTTTCTGGACGGGAATCTGTCTCCGGCAATCAAGCAGATCTTATATGTCATCGGCGCTTTCATGGGCGCGCACTTGGCCACGAAACTGGTCAATTGGATCTGCAACGGAGGCATTGAACATTGAGAGTCCCCGACTTCAGGCTTTTGGCTCGGTGGTTGCAGGCGCTCGGACTGTTTATCTCGGGTATGATCGTCGGCGCCGCCGTGTTTGCGGCCATTTTCCACCACAACTTTAACGATATCGTGATCATGTACAACTCATTGAGGGAAGAAAACCGGGATCTTCAGGATCAAGTCAACGATTTGAACAAATTCAAAAAGGCAGGTTCCGTCATCAAAAGCATCGCTGTCTATATTGAAGAGGATCAGCCGAAAGAGCCGTTGGACGACATCACAAAGCAAGAAATCAAAAACAGGGTGCAGCGCGACCTCAGCATTCTCAAGGGCCAGTCCATCGACAGGCTGCCGCGGCAGCTGCAGATCATCCGCAGGGTGATCGACAACAAAATCTACCCCCTGATTCAGGAAAAAGATTACACCATCCGCATCCGCACGATACTTGTCCGCTATTCGGAGCTTCAGGCTTGGATCGAAGTAAGGGAGTTTCATCGGGAAAACCCCAAGCTGCAGCGGGACTGAGGGCTCAACTGCAGCGGATGACGGATTTTGTTTGATTTTGGCCGGAGGTTGGGTTAAGGTTACTATGTACATGATATGATATATGCCAAAAGGAGCTCGAACATGGATCTATTGAGAAATATTCTGTATCTCGTTATCGGAATCTCGCTGGGATTCTCAATCTACTACAGCTTCAAACACCGCCGCGAATCCGATCCCGTCCGGCGCAGCTTGTCCGCCTCCAAAATGAACATCAGCCTGGGGACGATGCTCGTTTCCCTTTCCGTCTTCCAGTTTTTTTGGTTCACGCCTTCAAATACCCGGATCATCATCGGACTGCTCTTTTTTCTGCTCGGGCTGTTCAATCTTTTTTCGGGCTTGCGAAGCCATACTTATTTCAGCAAACACCCCGACATGCAATCAACGAAAAAAGGCGGGTGACCCGCCATCCGCCGTGTACGAAACCGGTTCTGCCCTCTTGGAGCCGGCTCCGATTTCCAATTAAGGCTCGTGATGAAATTAGTTCCACTTTTGGCGGCAAAGGTTCAAGCGGTTTAATTGATCTTTGCTGCCAATTTAGTGGAAGTTATTTCGTCACGATGCCTTAGTTCTGATCAATGATTTGCGCAGTCAGCATGGCCTTGGCGATAACGCTATCCTGATGACGGATTTCGATCTCCGCCTTGCCGAATTTCCGGCTCAATTCGATAATTTTCGGCCGGATCTCCACTTCGCTCTCGATCTGCAGCGGCTTGACGAAATAGACGGACATATTCTCGACCACCATATCGCCCTTTTTATTTTCCTTGATGATGCTGAACGCCGCCTTCATCATCAGCGTCGTCAGCACTCCCTCGGAAACGGTGCCGAGATGAGTGGACATCTGCGGAGTGATTTGGCCATAGAGCACCAGATTCCCGGATTCGTCCTTTTTCTCCTCCAGCCCGCTCCAGATCAAATCCTCGATCGTTTCACCGATCTGCGGCTGCCGCTGCACGTACTGGATCGCCTTCAGCACATCCTGCCGGCTGATGACGGCGATAAGCTTGCGGTAGCCGTCAACCACCGGGAGCAGCTCGATGCTTTCCCAAACCATCATGTGCGCCGCAGAGGTGATCGACGTTTTCGCATTGACCGTCAGCGGATTTCGCGTCATCATCTTGTCGATCGTCTGCTCATTCTCGGCCCCCACCACGTCTTTGGAGGTGATGATGCCCACCACCCGGTTCCATTCGTCCACCACCGGAAACCGGCCGTGTCCGGTTTTTTCAAACAAATTTCGGAAGTCCCGGACGGTGCTGTTCGCCTTAAGCGCATACACCTTTTCTTTGGGGGAGATGATGTCCTCCACCAGCATGATTTTTTTCTTGATCAGCCGATCGTAGATGGCCCGGTTGATCATCGAGGCTACGGTGAAGGTGTCGTAGCTGCATGAAATGACCGGAAGCTCAAGCTGATCCGCCAAGCGGATGACCTCGGGACTCGTCTCGAAGCCCCCGGTGATCAGCACCCCCGCCCCCTGCTCCAAAGCAGCGGTATGCGCCAGATAACGGTTCCCGACGATGAGCAGGCTTCCCGCCTCGATGTATTTTTTCATCGCATCCTGTTTCATCGCTCCGATGACAAACTTGTTCAGGGTCTTGTCCAAGCCTCTGCCGCCCCCGAGAATGCGCCCGTCGACGATGTTGACCACTTCCGAAAAGGTCAATTTGTTGATGTTCTTGCGCTGCTTCTTTTCAATCCGGACGGTGCCGATCCGCTCCTTGGTCGCTACGAGTCCCTGGTTCTCCGCTTCCTTGAACGCTCTGTATGCCGTTCCTTCGCTGACCTCCATATCCTTGGCTGTTTGTCTGACGGAAATTTTGGTGCCTACCTTCAGACTTTCAATATAACGAAGAATCTGCTCATGTTTGGTCAGGTTGTCATTTTCCGTGAATTCCACCTGTTACACCACCCGGTTATTTACTGTATCAATCTGTATGAACATTATATAACAGGGATATCTTGAAGAACAATAAAAATATATGTTGGATTACTCTAGCCTCCCCCTCGCCTCCCTCCTTTCCTCTCCCCCACCGATCTCCTTCTCATCTTTTCTCATCTCGTCAACACGGAACTGATAAATTCCCAAATGGCAAAAAAAGCGGCACTATGCCGCTTTTGCCGCTTCTCATGACCGTTCTCAAAACCGCTTATCGACGCCCTTAGGCATCGCGATGAAATAACTTCCACTAAATTGGTGGCAAAGATCAATTAAACCGCTTGAACCTTTGCCGCCAAAAGTGGAGCTAATTTCATCGCGAGCCCTATTCGCCGGTCTGCATGTTCCGCAAATGCTCGCGAATCCGCCGCTCCAGCTTCCATCTGGCGTAAGTATTCAGCCGATCCAGCCGATCGCGGGTCTGTTCATCCACACCCAACAATTCATGCAGATGAGCTGCAATAACCAGCAGCGAAAAGCCGATCCAGACAATCCCGTATATTGTCGGCGGGGTGAAGCCCTGCCCGATCTCCAGCCTCGGGACGGCATAAATCAGCATGCCCAGCGCCGCAATCAAACTAATCACACTTTTCATCGCTCTCATACCATCAGCTCCTTATCGGTTTGTCCCTATTGCCATCCTATGAACAAACCGTCCGGGATATGAAAGGGAATTGACTAGTTTCTTTTATAAGAGCAAATGGGGTGTGCCTCCGGTAACGCTTCCGCAATAAATGAATGCTTCCAGCCCCCGCGCAACGCGTCGGACGCTACAAACCCGCATGCATGTACCATTGCAGCATCAATGCCTGAATCAGTCCGATCAATCCCCCAAGCAGCGCCCCCAGCCAGGTAATCGCCCTGAATTCCTTGCCGGTTACGCTCAGGATGATTTGTTCCAGACGCTCGACGGGAAATTGTCGAACCTGTTCCTCCACAAGGCTTGTAAGCTGAATTGCGGAAAAGATCCGTTCGGCATTAGATTGGGCCGCGCTGATCAGCAAAGACGTTGCTCCGGGAACCTTTTGCAGCAGCCAATCCCTATGCGCTCCAAACAAATCGCAAAGCCGTTCCGATGTGATTCGGCGGATCCATCGCTCCCATTGGATGTTTTCACCGATAAGCTGCCGAAACCCTTCATCGGCGGGCTTATCGGTCAGCTTCTCAACAATTTCCGACAACGGCATCGTTTCCAGCTTGTCCAGCATATTCAGAATCATCCGGTTCAGGCCGCGCCGCAGCGCGGGTGAATCGAGACTGTCGAACAGGGCAACCTTCACTTTCTGGTTCAACTTGTCCTCGTCGAGAAAAAGACCCGCCAGCGTTCCGAGCAAGCCTCCCGCGTTTTCCATAAAATGTGTCGTCAAATTGCGCAGCATACGATCTCCCTGTTGGGTTCTCAGCTGATTTTTTATTTCCTCGACAATCCATACGACACTTCTTTCAGCCGTCCGTTCCTTGAACGACTCCGACCAGTTCGGAATCCAGCGGGCCACCGTCGTTTCGGAAATCCCTTTTTCCCGCCACAACCAGAGAGCGCCGGTGACCGCAGCCCCCTTGACGCCTTCCGCCAGCCGCGATCGGAATTCCTCCCATTGTATTTCTCCCAACCATTGGCGCAGTATGGACTCCGGGCTGTCTTCCCGGCTCGTCCATTCCTCAGTCCATCCGATCAGCTTGTTTTCCACCTGGTTCCGAAATTCCGGCTTTCCCAGCAAATTGACCAGCCCGTGAGAAGTGACCAGATAATCCGCGACGACCGTTCCCAGCGAACGTCCGATTTCTTCTTTGCGTTTCGGGATCAAGCCGGGGGTGAACGGAAACCTCAGGCCCGCTAAGTACAACGGTTTCCTCGGGTGAAACAGCATTTTGATCGCCAGATGGTTGGTGATTCCCCCAACCAGCGCGGCTATAGCTACGTTGGCTGCGATATAAAACACTGGATCCATTTGTATGCCACCTCTTCGCATCGTATTCTGCAGTTTCAATCACCAAGAAAAATATGTCCTCATATGATGAAGTAGTTGCCCGGAATATTCGGAACATCCCGCCATTCCCGGGAGTCGGAATGAATGGCCCTAAACACGCAAACATGCTGCTGTATAAGGGAGTTATTCGTATGACGAAAATGAAAGTCATGATTCATGTGTACAGTACCGGATTTATTGAAGACGGCCAGACCCTCTTTCTGAGTGAAAGCTTTATGCGGAATCGGAAAATTCCCGAGGGCCGTCTGATTACGCTGCGGTATGGTTCTTTCATTCGGCAGGTCCAGGCGTTTCCGGTCAGGAGTTCCGGCGAACTGAGAATTCATCAGCAGCTTGCCCGGGATTTGGGACTGCATCACGGTACACAGCTCCGACTCAAGTATCATCCGGGAACACTGACCTTAAGAATCGGGCCGCTGATCGGCGTGCTGGTAAGTCGGATCGATCCCGACGATGCCGACAAACGATTCGGGGCAATGACCGCGTATTGTAAAGAACTGACCGATGCCTGCAGGTCGCAGGGAGCTTTCGTCTATTTTTTTACTCCCGGGGACATCGAGCATGGCAAGGACCGGATCGAGGGCTGGAGCTACAACGGAAGCTGGAACAAAGCGTATTTCCCGCTCGCAGATGTCATACACAATCGTCTGACCAGTCGAAAATTGGAGAACAAACCCAGCGTACAATATTTTGTTAAAGAAGTAAAATCCCATTACGACGCGAGCGTCTTCAACGAAAAGTATTTGAGCAAGAATGAAGTGTTTCAGGCACTGACCCGTGAATCGGGGCTGCTGAAATATTTGCCCGAATCGTACGCATTCAAAAATTACCGGATACTCAAAACGATGTGCGAGAAGTACCGGAGCGTTTTTCTCAAACCGGCCAGAGGCAGCCTCGGCAAGGGGATCATCCGGATCATGAAGCAAGCCGACGGATCATACATCTGTCATTTCACCAATGTCAACGGCACCAAAAGGGAGCAATTCGCCTCATTATCCCAAGTTTTCTGCGCCATCTCCGGAAAAATGAAAACGATGCGTTATCAAATTCAGCAGGGACTGCAGTTGATTGAAATCGACGGACGCCCCGTTGATTTCCGCGTGCTCGTTCAAAAAAACCGGCACGGACGCTGGAGTGTTACCTCCATCGTGGGCAGAATTGCCGGCAGTCAACAATTTGTATCCAACCTTGCCAGAGGAGGCAGCTTATGCACGGTATCGGAAGCTTTGTCCAAGTCGAACCTGAATTCGCATCAGCGCGGCTCCGTCTATCCCAGATTAAAAGCCTCCGCCCTGGAGATCGCCGCCGGAATCGAAGCCCAGATCCCATATCACTTCGGCGAGCTGGGCATTGATTTGGCTGTTGAACCGGATGGAAGCGTATGGCTGCTGGAGGTGAACTCCAAGCCTTCGAAAAATGACAACGCTCCGCTGTCCAGCCAAAGAATTCGCCCGTCCGTCAAACGGGTCATCCAGTATTCCCTCCATCTTTCCGGATTCCGGGGTGAAGAATCATGAGCATCTCATTCTCCAGCAAACGGTATCTCGGTATCATGATTTGTGAAAAAAAAGGTATCCCTCCTTTTTCCGAAAGCGGTTTTTACCGTCAATTGTGCGAAATTGGGGGAAACATCGGGCTGATCGTATATGTATTTTCACCCGATTGGGTCGACTGGACCGCAAACAGGGTAAACGCCTTCGTTTACTCTGCTTCCGCGAACAACTGGGCAAGTGAACGTTTTCCGCTCCCCGATCTGATCTACGATCGCTGTTTTTTTTCAAACAAGCGGCAGTATTTAAATTATCGGGGCCATCTGTTGAAATTAAAAAAGCTGCGCCCGATCCGATTTCTCGGGGGAGGCTTGAAAGGAAAGTTGGAGGTATCCAGAATTTTGGAGCGCGATCCCGAAATCCGTCCCTTTCTTCCGGAGTCGGTTTTATATCAGGGACCCAAAACTTTGCTGTCCTGGCTCAAGCATAAGGATGAGGCGGTTTTAAAGCCGGTTGGCGGCAGCCACGGGAGGGGCATTCTCCGTGTTCGGCTTCAGGGTGATGGAGCCTATCTCGTTGACGGTAGAGACCGCAATAACCGTCGTGTATCCGAAAGGTTTGTGCGAACTTCGACCTTTCTTCAATGGTTAAGGCCGTTTATCGGCGGCCGCAAATATATACTGCAAGCCTATTTGCCGTTAACGGCGGCAACGGGCGAAGCTTTTGACGTTCGAACGTTAATTCAGAAAAACGGGACCGGTCAGTGGCATATTACCGGAACAGCCGTGCGCCGGGGGCAGCCCGGAAGCCTGACGGCCAACCTTCATGGAGGAGGCTGCGCATTGGAAAGCTTTTCTTTTCTCAAAACGGAATTCGGTGCGGGAAAAGCGGAGCAAATCATGGATACGATCCGAAAACTCTCCATGAAAATTTGCACAATCCTTGAACAATATCATGGAAGGCTTGTCGAATTGGGAATCGATCTGGGAGTTGACAAAGGAGGGAACGTTTGGATTCTTGAGGTGAATTCAAAGCCGGGAAGAAATGCCTTTGCGCAAATTAATGACAAAAAAGCCATCCGTTCATCCGTCATCAATCCCATTTATTATGCCCGCTATTTATTGGATCGGCGATTAGGAGGATCATCCGATGAGTTTGACAACCTGTAATATTCACTTTACGCAACGAAGTGGAAATAGCGTCTATCTTTCAAGAGCCTTGAGAACTGCGCTGCAAATGGAGAACCAAAAAACCGCGACCATCAAGATTGGGCAAAAACAAACCCAATGTCCCATTCGAACCCTAAAAAAACAAGGAAAGCATCTGTATATTCCAACCTTTGTCCGCAACCATCTGAAAATTCCCCGGAGCGGAAACTGCTACATTCAATCCGTCCACGGCGATGAAATTCAACTCGGTCCGGTCATCGGCATCTTGACGTCTTCCGCCAACCGTACTCCGAGCCAGCCGTTTGGAAAAATCTCGCCGCTGATTCATCA contains:
- a CDS encoding DRTGG domain-containing protein — protein: MEFTENDNLTKHEQILRYIESLKVGTKISVRQTAKDMEVSEGTAYRAFKEAENQGLVATKERIGTVRIEKKQRKNINKLTFSEVVNIVDGRILGGGRGLDKTLNKFVIGAMKQDAMKKYIEAGSLLIVGNRYLAHTAALEQGAGVLITGGFETSPEVIRLADQLELPVISCSYDTFTVASMINRAIYDRLIKKKIMLVEDIISPKEKVYALKANSTVRDFRNLFEKTGHGRFPVVDEWNRVVGIITSKDVVGAENEQTIDKMMTRNPLTVNAKTSITSAAHMMVWESIELLPVVDGYRKLIAVISRQDVLKAIQYVQRQPQIGETIEDLIWSGLEEKKDESGNLVLYGQITPQMSTHLGTVSEGVLTTLMMKAAFSIIKENKKGDMVVENMSVYFVKPLQIESEVEIRPKIIELSRKFGKAEIEIRHQDSVIAKAMLTAQIIDQN
- a CDS encoding YtpI family protein gives rise to the protein MDLLRNILYLVIGISLGFSIYYSFKHRRESDPVRRSLSASKMNISLGTMLVSLSVFQFFWFTPSNTRIIIGLLFFLLGLFNLFSGLRSHTYFSKHPDMQSTKKGG
- a CDS encoding YtrH family sporulation protein — protein: MGNFLTKLMFDFLVAFGVVFGGVLLGGIGAVLTLQPPTIYMQRIAENIKIWAVVAAIGGTIDPFRVIESNFLDGNLSPAIKQILYVIGAFMGAHLATKLVNWICNGGIEH
- a CDS encoding DUF445 family protein — encoded protein: MDPVFYIAANVAIAALVGGITNHLAIKMLFHPRKPLYLAGLRFPFTPGLIPKRKEEIGRSLGTVVADYLVTSHGLVNLLGKPEFRNQVENKLIGWTEEWTSREDSPESILRQWLGEIQWEEFRSRLAEGVKGAAVTGALWLWREKGISETTVARWIPNWSESFKERTAERSVVWIVEEIKNQLRTQQGDRMLRNLTTHFMENAGGLLGTLAGLFLDEDKLNQKVKVALFDSLDSPALRRGLNRMILNMLDKLETMPLSEIVEKLTDKPADEGFRQLIGENIQWERWIRRITSERLCDLFGAHRDWLLQKVPGATSLLISAAQSNAERIFSAIQLTSLVEEQVRQFPVERLEQIILSVTGKEFRAITWLGALLGGLIGLIQALMLQWYMHAGL
- a CDS encoding YheC/YheD family endospore coat-associated protein, coding for MSISFSSKRYLGIMICEKKGIPPFSESGFYRQLCEIGGNIGLIVYVFSPDWVDWTANRVNAFVYSASANNWASERFPLPDLIYDRCFFSNKRQYLNYRGHLLKLKKLRPIRFLGGGLKGKLEVSRILERDPEIRPFLPESVLYQGPKTLLSWLKHKDEAVLKPVGGSHGRGILRVRLQGDGAYLVDGRDRNNRRVSERFVRTSTFLQWLRPFIGGRKYILQAYLPLTAATGEAFDVRTLIQKNGTGQWHITGTAVRRGQPGSLTANLHGGGCALESFSFLKTEFGAGKAEQIMDTIRKLSMKICTILEQYHGRLVELGIDLGVDKGGNVWILEVNSKPGRNAFAQINDKKAIRSSVINPIYYARYLLDRRLGGSSDEFDNL
- a CDS encoding DNA polymerase III subunit alpha — its product is MDGFVHLHVHSEYSLLDGAARVKDLPKRASELGMAALALTDHGVMYGAIEFYKACKVYGIKPIIGCEVYMTSGSMQDRLPRSDQQIYHLILLAKNMEGYRNLMRLVSAAHLQGFHYKPRVDMKLLSKHAEGLVCLSSCLGGEIPQLLLRDQKEEARLAALKYRQIFGEDYYLEIQDHGLYEQKKVMKELIDLSRETGIPLAVSNDVHYIHASDALAQDILLCIGTGKTVDDKDRMRFQSDQLYLKSPEEMKRLFAHVPEALENTRRIADQISLELEFGKSILPLFSPVPEHESSARYLRRLCKAGLERRYGSDPRWNDGEYRKQLEERLEYELGIIEKMGFADYFLIVWDFVRFAHDKHIAVGPGRGSSAGSLVAYVLKITNVDPIRYRLLFERFLNPERVTMPDIDIDFSDERRDEVIDYVVGKYGREHVAQIITFGTMAAKAAVRDVGRVLNLPYHEVDRAAKMIPNQLGMTIEGALAANPELQSLCERSEKTRELIETAKKVEGMPRHASTHAAGVVISREPLTDYVPLQEGNETTALTEYSMEHLESIGLLKMDFLGLRTLSIIERTLGWIREQYGQTIDFQQIPDDNPQTYEMLSRGDTTGVFQLESAGMRRVLKELKPSQFEDIVSVLALYRPGPMEFIPQYIRSKHGEIQVQYPHPSLEPILSDTYGIIVYQEQIMQIASRMAGFNLGEADLLRRAVSKKKREVLDEQREHFVRGSIGQGYSAAEANHVYDMIVRFADYGFPRAHATAYGVLAYQTAYLKALYPVQFMASMLTAVMGNQRKVAEYVDECRRMNIAVLPPDVNESGILFTPVPASEQWPSGAIRFGLAAIKNVGTHAMESIIRERREQPYADLMDLCRKVDLRVCNKRVLESLIQGGAFDSLQGHRAQLVAMLDETVEAAAKWKKEKEDFQIHLFGFSEEVNWTVDYPEVRPYARHEQLEMERELLGLYLSGHPLDSFEPLLKELGIGPLHHLAEQPEDSEVSAAGMIASVKTIMTRKGQPMAFIELEDRVMRTEVVVFPETWKRHAALLQKGNLVALTARLQHQDEDFKLIADSFHDLNAPNAAAKFPRHRANPTIRSVQGREAAGDGNRPAPAAAANASKPSNRSASASNGGTPNGSGSRQAVYVKIASGRENSPMLMQLRGLLQRHAGPLDVLLYYESSRKLLALSERHRVKPSPELFRAIESLLGEGSVVVK
- a CDS encoding YheC/YheD family endospore coat-associated protein, with translation MTKMKVMIHVYSTGFIEDGQTLFLSESFMRNRKIPEGRLITLRYGSFIRQVQAFPVRSSGELRIHQQLARDLGLHHGTQLRLKYHPGTLTLRIGPLIGVLVSRIDPDDADKRFGAMTAYCKELTDACRSQGAFVYFFTPGDIEHGKDRIEGWSYNGSWNKAYFPLADVIHNRLTSRKLENKPSVQYFVKEVKSHYDASVFNEKYLSKNEVFQALTRESGLLKYLPESYAFKNYRILKTMCEKYRSVFLKPARGSLGKGIIRIMKQADGSYICHFTNVNGTKREQFASLSQVFCAISGKMKTMRYQIQQGLQLIEIDGRPVDFRVLVQKNRHGRWSVTSIVGRIAGSQQFVSNLARGGSLCTVSEALSKSNLNSHQRGSVYPRLKASALEIAAGIEAQIPYHFGELGIDLAVEPDGSVWLLEVNSKPSKNDNAPLSSQRIRPSVKRVIQYSLHLSGFRGEES